The following nucleotide sequence is from Vanessa cardui chromosome 3, ilVanCard2.1, whole genome shotgun sequence.
AGGTAGGCCTGTAACCTGACACGTGTCGACGGTCGGCCGCTCCGACCACCTGGTTGCGAATTTGATCGCTGTTAATGTACCGGTTAATCGGCTAATAAGTGGCTATTTTGTACTGGAATTAACGCTCAATTTGTTacgaaataagatattaaaactttatattcaatatttatttactagcaaTAGCCTTTGGCGTCGTTCGCTAAAACATTTTGCTTTTCAGTAACACTAAAGGAGTATAATTAATTCAAGTTGAatgtttaaacaattaatactctaacattaataatatataatgtcagTTGTTTTATACCTGTTTGATTGTTGCCAAAGTCattagcaataataaaattacttctaaatatattttttctatgtaaGTGTTAACCTAAAGTTGAAATACGACATGGCAAGCGATAATCCTAtgcttaaaaaagtaaaaaaagactACGATCCATAACGTCGAGACTGGAGGTTAAGGAATGAAAATAATAGCAAGATGACCTTTAACAAATTGCTCCATTAAATGGGAAAAAATGCCCGGAACAATCGAGCTCAACTATGTATGGGGAGCCGTAATAGTGTTGGTTTTGCGTGAATACTAATTCATATATCAGAATCATGCGAAGAGTTAAATCTATACCTTTATTATAGTCTGAAAGAGCGGTTGGTTCGAGGCGCATCTTCTTGTTACTGGCCCGATTTGAATAATACTTTTTGCGTTAGATAATAGACATAGTCATATCGACTGAgatatatttaagtactttttgacttaaaaaaaatagcttatattattatttttaagagtggaaaaatagaaaaatattatgtttgttttttttttcaattttaacgcATGTGAAATTATAGTTTGGTAACGTATATGCCGATTTGATTAACAAAATCTTCATTTCACTAttcatcaatataatatatctccCAGATTTGAGCACATTTGGATTTTCACCCACTAGCGTTAATTTCTAGATCGAGATATAATACTGATACAATTAATTGTTCTTCAATTTCTCAACACATCTcagtaaaaattgaaaataaataaattctagtaTTACTACCACTGGTATTATGGTAACCACCAGTGTTGCGTCCACTCTGACAATCGCTCATTGCATTTTGTTTCTGTGATGCTGCGTATAGGATCAGTGATCAGTCTAATTACAGGGATAAGGGATGGTAGATCTTCGATCTTATGTtatgcattaattaattaattaaattaatggttTAAACAATGCTTATAAGGAGTGTACTCTCACAGTTGCAATGCCATGTTAccgatagtgaccacttaccgtcacgTGGAGCTgccctttattaaatataaataaggacTTTAATACAGCAATTATCGAGCACGTTTTATTCTATATGCCCCTGTTAGAGTCATTTGATTACGATGAGCAGCAGAGTTCTTTTGCTCGTGCCCGCGAAGGATCCTGACAGCGCCCTTCACGTACCTATTTTATAGCCAGCACGTGACCAGGGAAAAGTTCAAtgcgattatttaaaaaaaaacctcatgtACGCCCGCGTAGACAatgatatttgaattattttatctataaatacttGTTTATGTCGGGCGATATGTCGGTGatgtaattaatacatataaaaaaggcTTCTTATAAACCGTAATAGTTAAGATCACTGATAGTCTCAATATggttatttcaatttatgtttCTCTATAAAgctttaaacaatacaaactgTTGAAAAGAAGCAATTATAGAAGAAATTCTAATAATGTGCTTACGTTGCACACGAATACCAagcttatttcttatttaagacTTGATTATCAGTCTATCATATTTGCTTGGAGACAGGGATTTGGATAGCCTAGGTATGTACCACcaaatcatcagatattatGCTCCCAAATTGATAtttgttattgatatatttaatataattttgttctgGTTTATAGgatgtgtgagccagtgtaatcatATATCTTTGTACAAATAGGTATAGGAGAAGGCTATAAAgagatatacctatatattttgttgttgatGAGAtcttttgtcaaaataaatataaataaataaatatgagacaacatcacatacattactctgatcccaatgtaagtagctaaagcacttgtgttttggaaaatcagaagtaacgacggtaccacaaacacccagacccaagacgacatagataACTAATAgtattctacatcgactcggcgtacccatgaaaactggtgtacacaccactcgaacaCGGAGGTTGTCAAAAGAACTAGTTGTTAATGCTTTCAGATGATTTCATTGAATTGATCCACGTCTATAAATATTAGTgcgttaaaagaaaaaaatcagcgtaatttaaataaatatttccttagTTACTTTGGTACGAtgctatatttgaatttgaaaaaaaatagttattaatttttttgacagTTGAACATAGTGATTGCGACAACGTAACATTTGGATTTCATCGATTCGATTATTATCGACACTAATTGATTTGTAGTATCGATTATCGATTTCTGccgttgaatacaattattctaGTTTAACTAAAAAAGGTTGCTTTTGTTCGTTTACtatacaatgtatttattagtatttaatggaaaaaaatTGCAGCTATGTtaactttaaattcaattttgctTGTTTTTATTGCATATAACATCGTAAAAAGCATCGACTTCTTTGTCGTATCGATTATGTAGTACAGTatgtactaaatattaaaacatggtTATTTTGTGCTTGACATTTaatgaaagttttaaaatatcgaaataaaaagACATGACATCCGATAAAAGTTCAAAGTCGGTAGACtaggaataataaattaaggtcAGTTTACTTAaactacattaaattaataataatattattgtaatagaaCCTGTACATATTTATAGAGTTGTTAAATGTcttaatatatagttattaggattgcttaatttatattttttaatattatttaatatcgattATATAGAACGATTATTTTCGATTAATTCATTTGCAACGAATACATTCGATCACGTCACTGATGACGtagaatgtatatttatgaCGCATCACAATTATCGcgttaaaaaaactaattcatTCTCGGTAttgaaatgtttgaaaaaaagtcataaataagaaaattaaataagaaaaagcagcttacttatttttatttttagattaacTATTGAATTCGTAATCGTTACGTCTTAAGCCAAAAGTCTAAAACTGATTAATAGGTTGGTGGTATCGGttagacatattttattacatatataacaaaacatacTGTTCAGGGGAAGCaacatagttaaaaatattatttttaataataatcatcaatatagatttcttttttcaataataactgACCATCTACGAAtgttacttaaaaaattaaaagatattataGTCTAACGCATGTAGGCTGTGTGGCGTGAGCTAGTTACCAATAAATGTAACATGACGCATGAATAATTATGGCATGATCTCGTGATTCACAACATGACATCAATACTGCATTAAGTGATCCaatcatgtttattattatttgttaattacatttattctacACTAGTTACGCGTCCCCACTTTGCACGagtaaaatctttataattaaaacgtttatattgATGATTGAATACAGAGATATATTGACATTATGAAGGTTTATACCTAATACATATTCTTATCAGTATTACTTCaactatgaataaataaattgaaatcttatcttaaattataaaaatatatagatgatataaaaatgttaatttcgtataaatttCCATAGAGGATATAGTACCTTAATTGTATACAGTATGAATCTAATTTAAGTAAAAGTCTTATctgaaaaagaaaattgaaatataacgaTATTTTTATCCATATTCGTTTTTTGTTATCGTATATAGATAGTCGGATGACCAAATGTTGGTAAGACAATGTGTCTTCATCTTAGAATCTAAGAAGTTaagtctcttgtgcctgtagttacactgactcactcacccttcaaaccggaacacaacaatactgagtattgagTCTTGCAATTAAATATCAGATTAGTGGATTTTACTTACCCAGATTTACTCGTATAAAGCTCTATCACCGAATATTTCAAAACCTTATTTGCATATTAccgttaatattaaaatttatcctaaaattatgaatgcgaaagtaTTCATACTACTGgatcaaatttgtttttttttatggtataagttggcggacgagcatatgggccacctgatggtgagtggtcaccatcacccatagacaacgacgctgtaagaaatagtaactttTCCtaacattgtcaatgtgccaccaaccttgggaactaagatgttatgtcccttgtgcctgtagttacactggctcactcacccttcaaaccggaccacaacaatacttagtaccgTTATTTGatagtagaataactgatgaatgggtacctacccagacggacttagacaaagccctaccaccaagtgaaattaaattttgtgtaaaaCAAACTCCAAGGAATtacataagaatatttttttatgcgtAACACTTGACGACGAACCAAACCCTGAGTAAAGCCGCGAGCGACAATTAGTAGTTAATCAAATGCGTTAATGCAATGTTATAAACTATGTCCTCCATTTACGTGCGTAAATGAACATACATTGTGATCACATTCGCAATAGAGAGACAATGCCACGGACAAACTCACACGAAGttcataaaattaacattttaattatacagaACTTTAGTTTTCCGGGTTTTGTAACTGTCAGGATATTTGGAACATCACTTATCTTATacattaaagttataatatagtatcagcttcatctataaatatttaagcgtTGACTAGATAAATAATGCTGTCTTCTTTTATCGAATAACAAATGAATAATGACGGAAAGAGACAAATCAGTGTTTAATTAAATCGCTACACAATAACGAttgcaaatattattaactgCCCAAGAGTTCAGCATCTACACAGGACGGCTTTACGTGTTTTTCGAGACACAAAACCGATTTTTAGACACGAAAGAAGACATAGAAATGAGGATATTCCGaaacatataataaacttatactGAAGTGGGCCAAAGACTTCGGATGTCAGAATTTGTGTCTTGGTAGTAGGTATAAAAATAGCAGTGTACAGAACACTTACAACTATGATTGCGGTCTCAAATCCGAACAGCATCACAGACTtttatttgctatatttatgtttataattaattcacgCTCCCAAATTAGGCCAGATGGAAAACTATGTTTTTAATagtgaaataaattacaataaacctttattgtaatttatttcactATTAAACCGCTCTGCAAGAGGTAACGAGGTAAGCAGTGTGACATCAAAAAGCTGTTAGTTGTGCACTATAAATTAGTTGTCTATGGCACTTTCtttatgtttgttaaatttaaattaaatcattatatcaAACTCAAAAGTGACGTAATAACTACGTAGTAAGGTCTAAAAGTTTCCGGCCTACCCGCTTTGGATTCATCAATGATATTAAACTAGCTTGACATTGAAAAATTACACTTTTGTGTTCTAcccacaatttaaaatattcttctatttcatttattgtCAAAGTTATAACCCTTTGAAATCAGAAAGTCAGCAAAAAATTCGAAATGGATAAGATTGAGTATCGAGCCGTGATCAAATTTTTGACAAAAGAGGGGAGGACGCCGTCTGAAATCAAACAACGTTTGGATGCTGTATATGGACAATCCTCTCCTTCATATTCCACCGTAAAAGAATGGGCGAAACAATTTCGTTTAGGAAGACAATCAATTGAAGATGAACCCCGCCCAGGACGTCCGTCTGAGGCCATTACGGACGAAAACATTCAGTTTGTCGAAGAGAAAGTACTGGAGGACAGGCGGCTAAAGACAAAAGAATTAGCAGCTATGACGGGTCTTTCGAAAACAACTGCGCTCAGAATCCTCCATGAGCATTTGGGCATGAATAAGGTCAGTGCAAGATGGGTCCCAAAACTTCTTTCTGCTATTCAGAAGCAAGAACGTGTGAAGTGCTGTACTCAATTTTTATCTCTTTGTGAAGGCCGACAAAAAGAAGTTTTGGATTCAATTGTAACAGGAGACGAAACTATGGTTCTTTACTATGATCCTTTGTCTAAAAGAGAATCGATGGAGTGGTGTCGTCCAAGCTCACCACGGCCCAAGAAAGCCAAGGTGTCTCAGTCACAAAAAAAGATCATGGCCACAATATTTTGGGATTCCCAGGGAATATTACTAGCGGATTTTAAAGAGCGTAACACAACTATAACAGGCGAGTACTACGCTTCCTTACTACATCAATTGCGAGATGCTATTAAAGAAAAGCGTCGAGGAAAATTGTCTCGAGGAGTGTTGCTGCTTCATGACAATGCGCCGGTCCACACAGCGGGTGTTTCCAAGACTGCTATCAAAGAATGCGGGTTCACTGAGCTCGACCATCCACCATATAGCCCTGACTTGGCCCCAagcgattattatttattttcaaaactgaaATCTGACTTGCGTGGAAAAAGGTTTAACACGGATGAAGAGGTGAAGTCCGCGGTTTTGGCACATTTTGAAGATAAAACTgcagactatttttttaaaggaattgaAATGTTAGTAAAGCGATGCGAAAAgtgtattcaaataaaaggggactatattgaaaaattataaacgttGTTTGAGATTTATCCTTCATTTTATAGTTCTGGCCGGAAACTTTTGGACCTTACTACGTACATAACAAATGATCAATGTAATAGAAACGGAATGTATTAATTAGTATGACAATCACTCAAACGGAAATTAATTTCGAGTATAAAAATTGAACACCGTAATTAAATTCTAGACAACGCACATATTAAAAACTTAGCATTATAATTCTGTGAGGAATTTCACCGACCTTttaaaaaacgtttaatatttGCCATCACATGATCGACGATagcaaaataaacatattattgcgattaatttattgttgaatTAATTGCAACGCTTAATTACACCACTATTTACTACAACGATAAAAAAACACTTACAAAGAACCACTCAATTTAATGTTCTCGtctgaaatagattaaaaaaaaaactcatgtaTACCAGATCGGATACTTGGACTAGATTTTCTGATGTATAACCGTAActggaataaatatttaatttgtcacAGTATTTAATCGTTGTtacaatatctatttttatacgttttttttcgtttttaattacatGTACTTTGATTCACTAAGCATGACTaagtaactaattttaatttcgaaaacattatgttaaaaatcaatcttggaataaaattatttatttgtttcacatactttaatataaatattgatcttAGACGCAAATATTTCCTTCAATGCTGTAGGTCATGACGCGATAgggaattttttattaaaaaaaaaaaaatcgggcGGAGCCAATTGTCCCCCAAAACATTAGATGATGTTCAAATAATCGTAAAACATTCGTGAGGATAAGTTCACATACCTATTACTGTGCAAAGCTAGTAATGttactcataatatataacGTTGAAATGACAAGTTTTAGGCCGGCTGGACATTCAATCGCACGAAGGACATTTAGAAAAATGTAGACTAAAAAATTTATAACAGGTTACGCTGTCAAGTAAATcctgatatattaattacagtcgaaaaacaaaacttatttatctaagtttaaaaagtaatgttttttttttcaatcatattataaatatatagaattttataatgttCACAGGTGATCTGGCAATTGGTCCTCCTGGTCTCCATAGAGGCTGTAAGAAGCATTAAccattttttacagcgtcaatgcATCACCAGTCTTGGGagcgaagatgttatgtcccttgtgcctgtagtaacacagGCGAAATCtgccttcaaaccagaatacacCAATCAGCCACGCTGAGGAGCAATACTTAGCTATTGGTAGAACATATAAGGAGTAACTGGTACCCACTCAGACAGGCAAACACGAAACATTCAAGTATTTtggccatttttttttatatgaaactcCATACCGCCTTTACTGCCCTACATCACATTCCAGTAatgcaatattaatttaaatgaattaaattagcaaaattattaattaaaagcatcaaatagacaaatgcgtACATATGCGTTTGCTACACTCGTATCTGTTAATTAGCTGTACGATAATCTTATTTAACTGGCAGGTGAACTGTCCAGTTAATTGTTTGGTTAATTAAACTGTTAATTGATGAGATTAGTTTCTTCAGTCTAGATTAGAACTAGATGTGATGTTTTTATATAGCACATTacaactaattatataaaagtattccaAGTAATTAAAATTCAGCGAATTGTTACAGGTGTTTAAGcatgtaattattttcttaagaaGCATTTCTCCAAGTATGCTTGAGTGTGTTAACAATAATTCTAGGtacttgtaaaatataacatactagCTGTCGCTCACGGCCCTGCTTGGACTGGTAATTAGGTGTTAGGTATAAATAAGTTGAATATCCTTCGGGTTATCCTTGGGGTAACATtcgcatttgtaataatatattatcatagatTATATTTGCTTCTGCCTCAGCACATAATTAAGCAAGAAAAATtgatgttacttttttaatatacgaGTATGTTAGCTAGGCGGACTGGCGAGCCACCTGATCATCTGACGATAAGTGGTTACcatgtttttatattcaatgaatCACAAATTTAGGAACTAAGAAGTTTTGTTGATCACAATGATACTAAGTGGTattgcttagcggtagaataactgacgagtgggtggtacccagaaaGGATTCGACTTAGCACGACCACCATCTAAAAAATAATAGGTTTGTTACAGCTAAACTTATAtctaaattacttatattatcataaaatattatgaatattttttaaataaatctgttgtgtttgaattttaatattttcggtATTTTGTCATGAAAAAAGGAAcaagcacttgaatattcaaAACTATGCAATACGTAGTTTGACCCTatcagataaaaaattaatcaaagacTTGCAAGAAAACATCTATCCAAATAAAGCTATACACACATAACCGGTTCGAAAAAGCTAGTAatgttgtttgtaaataatgtaaataaacccCTCATATGCATacgcttaaaaatataattacttttacacAAGCGTAAAGATCGCAATCTACTTTATAAGCCGTTTCTGCATATCCGCGTATGTATCGACAATAACTCATGAAATTAAACTATCTTGTTTCATCTTGGAATATTAACACGCAATTctagaaaaagaaaattatgaatgatgataattgctttatttaaattaattaatcctacgatattatatatgttgttGCTATATTATTGACCGTTAAATTATCGTGTCGAAAATCAATCAGGAGGATGATAATTTTTGCGACCTTATTTTGAAGATCTCAATATatacatcaaatatttattgcCATACAAAAGCtacataatatgaaaaaaaaatcatgatatataatatcatgatttataatatgatatgattATATATGATAACGTACTCTCAGTCATATAACGATAAGGATAACCATACTCTAAGATCGGACAGGTAAGCGGGATCACATATtaaatttgcaaatattttttgcttCATAGTCAGATGGACTTTTATGGAATTAGAAACATACGGTTTTAAAgctgtgttattaaaatattatgatattaagcACTATCTCGCTCACTATGAAACaccttgtaataatatatataaaccatacacataaatatttcaccgaacacaattataaaatataaatatatctagcTTGCAAATAGAAGCACCCGAAACCTTATACCTGtcgttttacatatatttatacgaactctttattttattttaaaatgaagtatagaattattgtaatatttcttgaatttgtaattaatcCAGCATTCTAAACGTTGACACCGGAACGTAGTAATATAATACGCTGTTCGCCATCGTTGCGTGCTGGTAGAATATTTGCTGGTATCGATTTATTACGCTTTGGTAAGGATATATAAGAAGTATATAAAAACACTACGCCATTCATATTCGACTTGCCTTTATACAAAAAGTAAGTAGATGagacacaaatataaattaattaaagtaatatcatttGTAATTATTGTGAATGTGTGAGAAATCATAAGTGAATTCGGTGTTTGGTGGAGATGGAAACAACcgtgaaaaaacaaaaattttggaagaaattatattaaatgcaacTCGAAATTAAGAgccatgtaaaaataattttacacattATCCATAAAAACATCATCGTAGTGGTAATTAGTTATCCTTAGAGACCGTTGACCCGTTCTGCAATAAGTACCTAcgaaattaatataagtaatctCTTTTCAGATAAAATGATCTTATGCGTCGTGATCAATACTATAATTAAAGGCATAGAATCTTTTGTTTACTGAACTagaaaaatagttaattataataacggaTTACCTTGACATGAATGTGTAAGATAATTACAGAAGCGACGATCACACGACTGCGGG
It contains:
- the LOC124543855 gene encoding histone-lysine N-methyltransferase SETMAR-like, coding for MDKIEYRAVIKFLTKEGRTPSEIKQRLDAVYGQSSPSYSTVKEWAKQFRLGRQSIEDEPRPGRPSEAITDENIQFVEEKVLEDRRLKTKELAAMTGLSKTTALRILHEHLGMNKVSARWVPKLLSAIQKQERVKCCTQFLSLCEGRQKEVLDSIVTGDETMVLYYDPLSKRESMEWCRPSSPRPKKAKVSQSQKKIMATIFWDSQGILLADFKERNTTITGEYYASLLHQLRDAIKEKRRGKLSRGVLLLHDNAPVHTAGVSKTAIKECGFTELDHPPYSPDLAPSDYYLFSKLKSDLRGKRFNTDEEVKSAVLAHFEDKTADYFFKGIEMLVKRCEKCIQIKGDYIEKL